CACTGAGCACCAAAGCACTAAATCCGACCACATTCAGCAGGAATACGATATATTCTGATTTCCTGAACGTTGTCATGATCAGAGATGTAATAACCATGCTGAAGGTGAATAAGAATACAAAATCATACATCGAATAGATTGGAATATGTCCCAGTTCCACCGTGCGAAGAATGAGGTAAATCAGCTGCATCAGGAACACGACAACAAGAAGCCCTGTGCCCATCCGCTTCGCACTCGTGTTGCGTCGAATGCAATCCGAGAAATAAAACAGAAGGCTCAGGGCATAAATATAAATCAGCATAGTGTGAATCGTATCTACTGTAGACACTCTTTACACCTGCCTTACAGGCTCACTGGAACATATGCAATCCGTGAAGGTGCTTGCTCCACCTCACGACCAGGCTCCGTGGCCGGCTTCATATTCACTCTTGAGGAAACAGAAGACTCTTCCTTGTCTTCGAGCTCTTCCTCAAGACCAAACATGGTAGTGAACATCGATAATGCATCATCCGCATTCTTATCCACTGCCATTTCTTTTATACGATTAATGGGCTCATGCGTCATTTGATTAAGCATACTCTTTGTCAGTCGCCGTATCACCTTACGTTGACGCTCATCCAGCTCGGGCAGCTTGTTAAACAAGCTCTCCAGCGTTTCCTCATGAACACTGTTGGCTTTCTCCTGCAAAGCTCGAATCACAGGACGAACCCCCAAGGTTTTGAGCCAATGATTAAATTCTTCAATCTCTTCCTCGATAAAGGAATCGATCTTCGCTGCCTCGATCCGGCGCATCTCCAGATTGGTCTCAACCACGCCTTCAAGATCATCGATATCATATAAGAAGACATTAGCGATATCTGAAATTACAGGATCTATATCCCGAGGTACAGCAATATCGATCATGAACAACGGACGTGACTTTCTTCGCTTCATGCTGTCTTTAACCATATCAGCCGAGATAACGAAATCCTTCGCTCCTGTTGAGCTGATCAAAATGTCCACTTCATGAAGACGTGTAAATGCCTGTTCCATGGTGCATGCTGTTCCGTCAAATTTGGCTGCCAGCTCCTCTGCGCGCGAGAAGGTCCGATTCGCCACAATGACTTCTTCCGCACCATTCGCATACAAATGCTGAACAGTGAGCTCACTCATCTTCCCTGCACCCAGAATCATGACCTTCTTATGATTAAAGGAGCCGAAGATGCGCTTCCCTAGTTCAACAGCAGCATAACTGACAGAAACCGCTGCTTCACCAATCGAAGTCTCGCTGTGCGCTCTCTTGCCTACAGAGATGGCATGCTTGAACAGCGTATTAAACCACGTTCCAGTTGCCTTCTCAGCTTGAGCCGTTAAGAAGGCCTGCTTAACCTGGCCTAGAATTTGGGTCTCTCCGATCACCATGGAGTCCAGTCCGCTGGTTACCCGAAATAAATGACGTATCGCCTGTTCATCTTCATATATATAGAGATGTTGAGTAAACTCCTCGCGGGAAATACCAAACCAATGCTCCATGAAGCTGCGTATGAAATACCCGCACATATGGAGACGATCAACCACCACATACATTTCCGTACGGTTGCATGTAGCAACGATGACGCCTTCCAATACACTGTTTGTCTTCTTGAGCTCTCGGAGCGCTGATGGCAGGTCTTTTTCATCAAATGTAAACCGTTCTCTTACTTCTACAGGCGCTGTGCGATAGTTTAACCCAACTGCGACGATGTGCATTGCAAGTTCACCTGCCTCTACAAAATTCGTAAATCATTGAATCCATTCACATGAAATAGATTCAGTCTATAAAAACAATTAAATGTGTTATTAGCAATTAGCCTTAAGCAGTATTTAGTATAACATATGTACAGTTTCGCCCTAATGCTTTTTATGACATGTTTATGAAATCCTCATCTTCTTAACCTATGGATTCAAATGTGCCTACTTAATTTTACCGCCACTTCATTAATTTATACGTTGTAAACTCATTTGAAACTTGTGCAGCTCACCATCGAATATTACAGTTAGGAGAATTTCTAGTTTATTACATAAAATATATAAAAAAACCATGGAAATTCCATGGTTCTTTATTAAATGTATCGTATTATAAATCTGTGTATTATACAAGCTCAATCTGTTGTTTTACAGGCTGTTCGACATCTAATTCGCCATTCCCACGCACTAATGTCTTTGAAAAAATCTTCTCCGGGTTCAAAGCCGATACCAGGTAATCAACAGCAAGCTGCGGATCAACCAATTCTCCACAAGTGTAACAATCAATCGCGGCAAAGCCTCTTTCAGGGTGCGTATGAATCGAGAGATGACTCTCAGCCAACATGACTAGCACAGTAACCCCGTGTGGCTCAAACTGTCTGGATTGCACGGACAAGATGGTCGCATCACAAGCTTCTGCGGCTTCTACCATCTGTACTTGCAAGAAATCCTCATTGTTCAACAGATCAAAGTCTACTCCCCAAGTGTCAACAGCAACGTGTCTTCCGAAAGTTGTATTTCCCATCTTTCGGTTCCCCCTTCCTAGGAATAAAATGTTTGAAAAAATTTCATCCGCTAGGACCTACGTCATTCACTTCCCGAGGGATAAATCTCTCGCAACATACACAATGTCCTGAGTGAATCCTGGTTCCTATATTCTTTTCAACGAGAATAAAAATAACACCTATTCATTACAAATGCAACAGTTTTTTCAAGAACAATACAGTATATTTTTTTTGACCTGAAGTGGACCAAACACCAAAAAAATAATACCGTGTAAGGTTTACTAGAACCAAAGAAAAGCCCGCTCAGTAAAGAGCAGGCTCTGCATTATGAATATATTTAGGCTTCAAGAGTAAATAGTATGAATGCTTCTATCCGTAACTGCTCATCAATATGACGAATTTCCTCCTGGCAAGATACCTTGTTTCTTGCATCGAGCAGTTGGTTAATACTGCTCTTCACACGTAATATTTTCTGTTCAACATCACGTGATCGGTATTGCTGTTCAAACTCCTGCAAGGAATTCTTGTATTCGTATACGATGCGAGCTTGGTCTTGTTTGACTTCAATAATCTTGCGAACAGAGCCTTGGGAATAAAAATACATCATGGTAAAACCAGCATACACCCGGTTCTCCATTCCTTCACCCTTGAAAGCAAGAAACAATTTGCGCACGACACTCGTCAGCTGAGGATTCACTAGACGGCAAGACAACTCACAGACATATAATCCATCTTCTCGATCAAATGGGAAATAGACTTCCTCTCCAGCACCATCACGAAGTACAACATCCTGCCCGCCCTTGCCCAGCACTTTCACTCGTTGGTGCTGAAGCTGGCTGTCTTCGGCCATTTTTAAAAACTGCTGCATCTGAGGTTCTGTTAATTTCAAAGTGGCTTTAACATATTCTGTGGCTAACCGCTGAGCCATAAAAAA
This sequence is a window from Paenibacillus urinalis. Protein-coding genes within it:
- the hemA gene encoding glutamyl-tRNA reductase, with translation MHIVAVGLNYRTAPVEVRERFTFDEKDLPSALRELKKTNSVLEGVIVATCNRTEMYVVVDRLHMCGYFIRSFMEHWFGISREEFTQHLYIYEDEQAIRHLFRVTSGLDSMVIGETQILGQVKQAFLTAQAEKATGTWFNTLFKHAISVGKRAHSETSIGEAAVSVSYAAVELGKRIFGSFNHKKVMILGAGKMSELTVQHLYANGAEEVIVANRTFSRAEELAAKFDGTACTMEQAFTRLHEVDILISSTGAKDFVISADMVKDSMKRRKSRPLFMIDIAVPRDIDPVISDIANVFLYDIDDLEGVVETNLEMRRIEAAKIDSFIEEEIEEFNHWLKTLGVRPVIRALQEKANSVHEETLESLFNKLPELDERQRKVIRRLTKSMLNQMTHEPINRIKEMAVDKNADDALSMFTTMFGLEEELEDKEESSVSSRVNMKPATEPGREVEQAPSRIAYVPVSL
- the speD gene encoding adenosylmethionine decarboxylase, encoding MGNTTFGRHVAVDTWGVDFDLLNNEDFLQVQMVEAAEACDATILSVQSRQFEPHGVTVLVMLAESHLSIHTHPERGFAAIDCYTCGELVDPQLAVDYLVSALNPEKIFSKTLVRGNGELDVEQPVKQQIELV